Part of the bacterium genome, TTTTCTAACATAAAATCCACTTCTTGCCAATTCATTGAAATTATTTGTTTAGCTGTTCTTTCCTCAGCCTCCTGGCCTAAAAATTTCAATTCTTCCCTAAATTGCTTTTCTTGCTGGAGATATTTCTGTCTTCTTTGTTCAATCTCCTGTTGCTCTTTAATAGCCTGTTTATGAGTCTGAAATCGTAATTTTTTATCTTTTCCTCGCTCTTTTTTGATAACTTCTGCTTTTTTCTGATGTTCTTTAATTAATTTAGTAACTCTCTGTTTTTCTTTCTCAAGCATCTTTTTTACTTTTTCTCTTCGTTTCTGAGCTATCTCTTGAGCGGTGTTATTAACTACTTCATATAACTTACAACCACAAAAAACCAATCCTTTGGCACCATAATAAACTCCGCTTACTGCTGCCCCTAAACAAATTCCTATTACATCTGCTCCCCCTGCACTACTCATTGGTATTCTCCTTTAAACTACATCTTGATTATTCAACAAATTTCGACCTGTGCGGTTAGGTTCAAATAAAATGCAAGAAGCAGATATTCAATGCTACAAACAGGTCGCTCCTACGGAGCTACAAACATATTGCTTTTGCGGAATGCTACAAACAGATTGCTCCTACGGAGCTTTATTTATATTAGCTCCAGAGGAGCGGTCTGTTTGTAGAAAGATTATATCCTTACAACATAATTAGCTCCAGAGGAGCGACCTGTGTATTCTTTTTCTCACCCTAACCGCACAGGTGGACAAATTTTATAAAGCTCCTTTTGTTGCCTCTTGAGAAATCCTCATCCTGTTCTTCAAATTTTTAACTTCATCATTTAAGTCTTTGATTTGCTTTTTCAAGTTTTCATTTTCTGTCTTCAGTTTGTTACACTCATCTACAAGTTCATTATTGACCTTCTGTAAACTCTCCTTATCTGCATTCACTTTCTTAAGTATTTCTTCTATTTCTTTTACCTTATCTGCTTTCTGGTGATTTTGTTCTTCACTTTGTTGAAGTTTTTGAGATAAGATTTCATTCTCCTTTGCTTTTTGAGAGATTAAACCTTCCTTTTCTTTTAATCTCCGCTGAACTTCATTAAGTTCAAATTGAAGGCTATTTATTTCTTGCCTATGTTGTGTCTGTAGTATAGTAATCTGACTATTTAAAGAACGATTTTGAGTAGTTAGATTTTTTATTTCAGCCTTATAGCGTTCTATTTCAGTATGTAATTGTCGAATCTCTTTTTCCTGTCCTCCTAATAAGAGCGATGGGGTCCTACTCATATTAGAAACAGGAGTTGGTTTTCTTTTTCTTCGTACCCGTATATCTTTTATTTTCACACTCGAACTATTTTGCATGTGATTATCTCCATTAAATAGAACGGCATCGTTCCACCCACATTTATCCTCCTATGAAATTATCCAATTTGGTGATTGTAACCTTAGCTACCTCACTCCACTTACCCTTTCTCTCATTATAGTCAATAGCTCTAATTCTATACTCAAGGATTTTCGTCAATCTGTTACCTCTGCCCATTCTGCCCTACTCATTTGTTTTCTTCTTTCAAACCTTCATTTCTCCTTACCCCCTCTTCACCACTATCGACATTCTGTAACGACTGGTCTTCCTTATTTACATCTGATGGATTAGACATTTCTTCTTTTTTTACACTTGGTTGAAGTGGTTGTTGAGGTGAACCCTCATCCTTTTTTACGGTTGGACCTTTTTTTTTATCTTCCTTTTCTCTCTTTCTTGTGTTTGTATTCCAATTATTTTGCTGGCCCTTCTTTCTTTCTTCTTGGATTGTAACCTTAACCACCTTACTCCACTCCCCCTTTTCATCATTACAGCCAATAGTTCTAATTTTATACATAAGGTTTTTCTTTTGTTTTGGTGACCACTCATCGCTATATTCTTTTGAATTCCACGAATATATATCTTTTAGTTTTTTAAAATCCTCCTCTCCCACTTTTACCTGAATTTCATAATATTTAACGGAACTATCTAAATTATCATTCCATTTCAAAATCACAATTTTGCCATCTTTTTCCAGCTCAGCGTTGAATCCCGTAGGTGCTTCTAGTTTAGGTGGTATTGGTTCCTGTGGTATTGGTGACGAAAACTCTTTCGTATAAGATTTATCATTTTGTAACTTGAGTGTTAAAGTATATTTGTAGTCTTTTCCCGGTAAGACATCTGTATCTTTATACTGCCCATTAATTATCTCTTGATGACTAAGGGTTAGTGATTTATCATGCTCATTAGATGATGTTCTCTTTAAAATTCCGTCTTTGATTTCTTTTTCATCTACTCCTTTCAACTCCCATTTTACAACTAATCCATCTTTAGATAGTTCGGGGCGCAATATATCAAATATATCATTAGAGACTGGATTACTTAGATTATCCTTTTTTTCTTGAGGGAATTCAACAGGCCGTTCACTAGGGATTTCAACAGGTTGGAACATAAGGAAGATAAGGTAGATAAAGATGACAGCCATTACAATCATTCCACACCAAAGGATTATTTCCATCACATCCTGGAAAGTAATTTCCTCCAGAGATTCAATAAGCTCACCCCAAATTTTTTTAATTGGATTAGGTTTTTTAGGACGGTATTGAGGTTCAGTTTTCTCATTAGATTGCCGATTTTGTCCTTTTGTAGGAATATTATTAACTCTGCGAGTTGAATAGTTATCCATGCAAGGGGAATAGTCATCCAGATAAAATTCAGCTCTACATTCTGAGTCTAACCTATCATTTTCCCAGATAAAGTATCCTGCTGTCTTCTTTTTAGGTTGAATAACCAAAGCTACATGCCAGGGCTGCATAAAATTGGTTTTCGCTAACTCTCGGTCAGGAGGAGAGAGTGAGATATCGTGACTTGGATGACTATGATACCAACCCACTTGTTTAAGATGTGAATACTTCTCTTGTTGTAGGTTTTTTACCCTATTTTTTTCTTGAGGGGTAAAGACAAAGTGGTCGTATCTGGCATTGTCATACTTCATAGGAATGGCTTCCTCAATATGAACCATATATGTTTCTCTTCCCATTTTCTTTACTGGAGGAGGCACATACCCTAACAAAATTCCTCCTGTTTCATTAGGAATTTTTTCTTGAGATTGAAAAAAGATTTTTTTGTAGACCCTCTTCACACAAAAAATTTCTACTGGAGAATTGGATACCTGCCAGGGAATCGTCTCGCCACTTATCTCTGTCTCCTTACTATTTCGTATCCCTTTTATTCGTAGATTAGTAACATTTTGGTTCTCTTTCTCTTTACCCAATTCTTTTTCTTTCTCAGGGGGAGGTGACATAGCTGATTGAGAAGATACTTGACTCTGTCTGGGAATAGAAGGTTGTATAGATCCTATTTTATGTTCCCACTGTTCTAATCTTCTTTGTAACCAATTTTCTTCCTTTTCCTTCAAGTCCATACTTCACCTCTTATATTTCAAGACTTTGCTTTTTAGTAGATTTCTCTGATGAATCCTTGTGCAATACTATTTTGACCCTTTTCTCTCCTAGTTTTAAAGGAAGTGTCAGCCCTACTCTACTTAAAGGAAAGAAGTCAGGATGTTTCTCTTTATAAGCCAAATACCATTCTTTGGCTTTAAGATTCATCCTCGGGTGGTCATCATCGAGGTTTACAGACCAATATTGTATCAATTTACAACACTGGACACAGGCATAAATCAAGTTACTGTCCAGTGGATACCATTCGAAGAATAAGCATACATCCCTTTTCTTATCCATATTGGCATTAGGATGAAAAATATCGGTTACCGCGATTACAACTGGTCGAAGAATAGGATAATCTCGTGACAATGTTAATCTAAGAATATGTTCATCTTCCTTTATTATTGGTTCTTTCTTATCGTCTAATCCACTAATTCCCTTTATCTTCATCAAAATAATTTCAATCTCTCCTGGAGATAGCCCCTTCACTCTTAGATGTTCAGGATTAGCCGTTGCTAACCGTAATAATCCAGCCCGGTCTTCTTGAACCCGGTTCGTGTTCTCATAGGCAGCTACTTCTGATGGGTCATATACTGAAATAACACTTCCTGGTGGGACACCCATGTTTGACAAACTATTATCAAGAAAGAGCTCCTCTTGATTCCAGAAAACAGAGTACTGAACCTCTTGTCCCTTTTCATCATAGAGACGGATAGGATATTCTGTTCCTTGAGAGGTTCTGATAAGGTCTCTCAAGACATCTATCAAAGATGTCTCATCATCCACTTCTACACTATACTCCTGCTGACCTTTTGGTGTAGTTACTACAAAAATAAAATTATTAATCATTAGTGATACACCTCCTTCAGAAGATTAGACTTTAACTTGACTTTTGAACGGAATAAGCAGGAAAATCCTCTTCAATCTTCCCCATTTCTCTCATTAAGAAGATTATCAAGATACCATTTGTTGGCTCCAAATCCAGAAGAGTTTCCGTTTTCTTTATGCTGAGTTTTCTTTCTGCTATTCTCTTTATCAAAGCGGGATTAATTGGTAATACGCAGTAGTTATTGCCCACCTCTTTTATTTCAGGGATAAAAACTGGTAATAAATCTACTATTGATACATCTGCTGGCAGCCGTCCTGAATATAGTTTCAACTGAGCAAACAGAAATGAAACAGCAAATACTGTAACGATAGGTCGAAGAACTAATTCTTCACAAGGAAAGATATTCTGTTCGTAGAGTCGCTTTTCGTTGTCTATCCAAATTCTTTTCTCTGGATGAACTAACCGATAATCTGTTATTCGAGATGCCTCTCCCTTATTCCATACTTCATTTGTTAATCTTAGGAAGTCAGGATGGTTAAATATTTGACTTACGGGCTGAAGACAATCTACATCAATCTCCACTCCTCCTTTTTCTCCAAATGTAGTTATCTTCATTTTAAT contains:
- a CDS encoding Mov34/MPN/PAD-1 family protein, translating into MDLKEKEENWLQRRLEQWEHKIGSIQPSIPRQSQVSSQSAMSPPPEKEKELGKEKENQNVTNLRIKGIRNSKETEISGETIPWQVSNSPVEIFCVKRVYKKIFFQSQEKIPNETGGILLGYVPPPVKKMGRETYMVHIEEAIPMKYDNARYDHFVFTPQEKNRVKNLQQEKYSHLKQVGWYHSHPSHDISLSPPDRELAKTNFMQPWHVALVIQPKKKTAGYFIWENDRLDSECRAEFYLDDYSPCMDNYSTRRVNNIPTKGQNRQSNEKTEPQYRPKKPNPIKKIWGELIESLEEITFQDVMEIILWCGMIVMAVIFIYLIFLMFQPVEIPSERPVEFPQEKKDNLSNPVSNDIFDILRPELSKDGLVVKWELKGVDEKEIKDGILKRTSSNEHDKSLTLSHQEIINGQYKDTDVLPGKDYKYTLTLKLQNDKSYTKEFSSPIPQEPIPPKLEAPTGFNAELEKDGKIVILKWNDNLDSSVKYYEIQVKVGEEDFKKLKDIYSWNSKEYSDEWSPKQKKNLMYKIRTIGCNDEKGEWSKVVKVTIQEERKKGQQNNWNTNTRKREKEDKKKGPTVKKDEGSPQQPLQPSVKKEEMSNPSDVNKEDQSLQNVDSGEEGVRRNEGLKEENK